One Camelina sativa cultivar DH55 chromosome 3, Cs, whole genome shotgun sequence genomic window carries:
- the LOC104778704 gene encoding uncharacterized protein LOC104778704, with protein MIRLCVTFKRVVDGDRSKVQFDLNKLPVDSSDGCNVEVDVGKSVGIISRNSPKPTNDVLEKPTDANLGDAAGLKLEDSMVKNGEYFSSKEALQATMEMYAMKYNCDYRITKSDKRWWCIRCIDSACNWRLRAECLQASTYFKINKTPSARTIGHLIKQSYEGVKEGPKPNDIVNIIRSRYGCELTYHQAWESREYAVNEVRGIPEKSYAKIPKYLHMLQEANPGVLLVATAVDGNSNLYPIAFGIADSENDYRHTSIAKSIGNIYPLAKHGICIHHLLSNVITYHKGRGVAEEADVTKWARCHFPGYRYDINTNNAAESINAALRTPREYPIIPLLDSIREMMTRWFYESRELSAKHKNPLTVEVEKKISRRIEKGKFMNGYLMSRSQIQVKGNGVDYIVDLERRTCSCGKFSIQKLPCRHAIKGAFDIGKDLYPYADDVYTTTAWRSQYEETVNPIGVPEEEWRVPQYVEDAKGQRDISVRGVAKKGITERPVIS; from the exons atgattCGGTTGTGTGTTACATTCAAAAGAGTAGTTGATGGCGATAGGAGTAAAGTCCAGTTCGATCTGAATAAGTTGCCAGTTGATAGTAGCGATGGTTGTAATGTGGAAGTTGATGTGGGAAAATCAGTAGGTATTATTTCAAGGAATTCACCTAAGCCGACTAATGATGTATTAGAAAAGCCTACTGATGCTAATCTTGGTGATGCTGCTGGTTTaaagttggaagattcaatggtaAAAAATGGTGAATATTTCAGCAGTAAGGAAGCTTTACAGGCTACTAtggaaatgtatgcaatgaaaTATAACTGCGACTATAGgattacaaaatctgataagAGATGGTGGTGTATACGCTGCATTGATAGTGCTTGTAATTGGCGTCTCCGGGCTGAGTGTTTACAAGCgtctacatatttcaaaatcaacaa GACTCCATCTGCAAGAACAATTGGACATCTCATTAAGCAAAGCTATGAGGGCGTGAAGGAAGGTCCTAAACCGAATGATATAGTTAATATTATTCGTTCAAGGTACGGCTGCGAGCTAACATATCACCAAGCTTGGGAGTCTCGGGAGTATGCAGTTAACGAAGTTAGAGGAATTCCTGAGAAAAGTTATGCTAAGATTCCAAAATACTTGCACATGCTACAAGAAGCGAATCCTG GGGTTCTCCTAGTTGCTACAGCTGTAGATGGTAACTCCAATTTGTATCCAATCGCATTTGGaattgctgattctgagaatgatt ATAGACATACATCGATTGCTAAATCAATTGGAAACATCTATCCATTGGCTAAACATGGTATTTGCATCCACCACTTGCTTAGCAATGTGATAACATATCATAAGGGAAGAGGTGTCGCTG AGGAAGCCGATGTGACAAAATGGGCTCGCTGTCATTTTCCGGGTTATAGGTATGATATTAACACCAACAATGCAgctgaatcaatcaatgctgcTTTGAGGACACCCAGAGAGTATCCAATAATTCCTTTGTTAGACAGCATCAGAGAAATGATGACACGCTGGTTTTATGAGAGTAGAGAGTTAAGTGCAAAGCATAAAAATCCTTTAACTGTTGAGGTggagaaaaagatttcaagaagaatagAAAAAGGTAAATTCATGAACGGTTATTTGATGAGCAGATCGCAGATCCAGGTTAAAGGTAATGGAGTAGACTACATTGTTGACTTAGAAAGAAGGACTTGTTCATGTGGAAAGTTCAGCATCCAAAAACTCCCTTGTAGACATGCTATAAAAGGAGCTTTTGATATAGGCAAGGATCTATATCCTTATGCTGATGATGTGTATACCACTACTGCATGGAGATCGCAATATGAGGAAACTGTTAATCCAATAGGTGTTCCTGAAGAAGAATGGCGAGTCCCACAGTATgttgaagatgcaaaa GGTCAAAGAGACATAAGTGTGCGCGGTGTGGCAAAGAAGGGCATAACAGAACGACCTGTGATATCGTGA
- the LOC104778705 gene encoding uncharacterized protein At4g04775-like, which yields MSQRSSAGSSGLPSRSSQVGVPCRCWCGGEIRTYTSKTEENPCRRFYRCVVGVKEKKEKHMFRWVDDAVLEEIRMVESKQNQLLEDLKKMVTNNVELQKEMVKEMEEKMEKNMIEIIRQELMVAKESMEKSNKQRICVLFVLAVSMAWLYKKMI from the exons ATGAGCCAACGTTCTTCGGCTGGATCGTCAGGGTTACCGTCGAGAAGTTCTCAGGTTGGAGTTCCGTGTAGATGCTGGTGTGGTGGAGAGATTAGAACCTACACCTCAAAGACGGAAGAGAATCCCTGTAGGAGATTTTACAGATGTGTTGTTGGTGTGaag gagaagaaggagaaacacaTGTTCCGTTGGGTTGATGATGCTGTTCTAGAGGAGATTAGGATGgttgaaagcaaacaaaaccaactctTAGAGGACCTAAAAAAGATGGTAACAAACAATGTGGAGCTCCAAAAggagatggtgaaggagatggaagaaaagatggagaagaatatGATTGAGATCATCAGGCAAGAGCTAATGGTTGCGAAAGAGAGTATGGAGAAGTCGAACAAGCAGAGGATTTGTGTACTATTCGTATTGGCAGTTTCAATGGCCTGGCTTTATAAGAAGATGATATGA
- the LOC104772140 gene encoding probable phospholipid-transporting ATPase 11 isoform X1: MTKRRGRRRLHLSNIYAFKGRKSSFQEDHSQIGGPGFSRVVYCNEPNSPAAERRNYAGNYVRSTKYTAASFIPKSLFEQFRRVANFYFLVIGALSLTSISPYSPVSSLLPLAFVIAVSMVKEAIEDWGRKKQDIEVNNRKVKVHDGNGIFRQEEWRNLKVGDIVRVDKDEFFPADLLLLSSSNEDSICYVETMNLDGETNLKVKQGLEATSSVLHEDSDFKELKGVVRCEDPNADLYTFVGTLHLEQQRLPLSIQQLLLRDSKLRNTEYVYGAVVFTGHDTKVIQNSTDPPSKRSRIERKMDKIIYVMFGVVFLMSFIGSIVFGVETREDRVKSGGRTERWYLRPDDADIFFDPDRAFLASVYHFFTAVMLYSNFIPISLYVSIEIVKVLQSVFINNDILMYYEENDKPAHARTSNLNEELGMVDTILSDKTGTLTCNSMEFIKCSIAGTAYGRGITEVERSMAMRSNGSTLVGDELDVVVDRSGPKIKGFNFEDERVMKGNWVKQRDAVVLQKFFRLLAVCHTAIPETDEATGAVSYEAESPDEAAFVVAAREFGFEFFSRTQNGISFRELDLASGKTVERVYRLLNVLEFNSARKRMSVIVRDEDGKLLLLSKGADNVMFERLAKNGRYFEEKTREHVNEYADAGLRTLILAYREVDENEYIEFSKNFNEAKNSVTADRESLIDEITERMERDLILLGATAVEDKLQNGVPDCIDKLAQAGIKIWVLTGDKMETAINIGFACSLLRQEMKQIIINLETPHIKALEKAGEKDAIEQASRESVVRQMEEGKALLTASSSSSSQEAFALIIDGKSLTYALEDDFKKKFLDLATGCASVICCRSSPKQKALVTRLVKSGTGKTTLAIGDGANDVGMLQEADIGVGISGVEGMQAVMSSDIAIAQFRYLERLLLVHGHWCYSRISSMICYFFYKNITFGVTVFLYEAYTSFSAQPAYNDWFLSLFNVFFSSLPVIALGVFDQDVSARYCYKFPLLYQEGVNNLLFSWKRIIGWMFNGVFTALAIFFLCKESLKHQLYNPNGKTVGREILGGTMYTCLVWIVNLQMALAISYFTWVQHIVIWGSVALWYIFLMIYGAMAPSFSTDAYKVFIEALAPAPSYWLTTLFVMFFALIPYFVFKSVQMRFFPGYHQMIQWIRYEGHSNDPEFVEMVRQRSIRPTTVGFTARRAASVRRSGRFHEQLNKNFIAF; the protein is encoded by the exons aTGACAAAGCGTCGCGGGAGAAGAAGATTACATCTAAGCAATATATACGCATTCAAAGGTCGTAAATCTAGTTTTCAAGAAGACCATTCTCAGATTGGAGGACCTGGTTTCTCACGCGTCGTTTACTGTAACGAACCTAACTCTCCGGCGGCTGAACGACGCAACTACGCCGGAAACTATGTCCGGTCTACTAAATACACCGCGGCTTCTTTCATACCCAAATCACTCTTCGAACAGTTCCGTCGCGTCGCTAATTTCTACTTCCTTGTCATCGGAGCCTTATCCTTGACTTCTATCTCTCCTTATAGCCCCGTTAGTTCTCTGTTACCTCTCGCCTTCGTCATCGCCGTGAGTATGGTTAAAGAAGCTATCGAAGATTGGGGTCGTAAAAAACAG GATATAGAAGTGAATAACCGGAAAGTGAAGGTTCACGACGGGAATGGAATATTCCGGCAAGAAGAGTGGAGGAATCTTAAAGTCGGAGATATAGTGAGAGTTGATAAAGACGAGTTTTTTCCGGCGGATCTTTTGCTTTTATCGTCGAGCAACGAAGATTCGATTTGTTACGTAGAGACGATGAACCTTGACGGAGAAACCAATCTGAAAGTGAAACAAGGTTTAGAAGCGACTTCATCTGTTTTACATGAAGATTCAGATTTCAAGGAGCTAAAAGGTGTTGTGAGATGTGAAGATCCAAATGCAGATCTCTATACCTTTGTTGGAACTTTACATCTGGAACAACAGAGATTACCATTGTCGAttcaacagcttcttcttcgtgaTTCCAAGCTTAGAAACACAGAGTATGTTTATGGAGCTGTTGTCTTCACTGGACATGACACAAAG gTGATTCAAAATTCAACTGATCCACCATCTAAGAGAAGCAGAATCGAGAGGAAGATGGACAAAATCATCTACGTGATGTTCGGTGTTGTGTTTTTGATGTCTTTTATTGGTTCGATTGTATTTGGTGTTGAGACGAGAGAAGATAGAGTGAAGTCTGGAGGAAGAACTGAGAGATGGTACTTGAGACCAGACGATGCTGATATCTTCTTTGATCCAGACAGAGCTTTTCTGGCTTCGGTTTACCATTTCTTCACCGCGGTTATGCTCTACAGTAACTTCATTCCCATTTCGCTTTATGTCTCTATCGAAATCGTTAAGGTTCTTCAGAGCGTTTTCATCAACAATGACATTCTTATGTACTACGAGGAGAACGATAAACCTGCACACGCTAGGACATCTAATCTCAACGAAGAGCTTGGGATGGTTGATACGATTCTATCTGATAAAACCGGTACATTGACTTGTAACTCCATGGAGTTTATCAAATGTTCTATAGCGGGAACTGCGTATGGACGTGGTATAACTGAAGTTGAAAGATCCATGGCTATGAGAAGTAATGGTTCGACTTTGGTTGGTGATGAGTTGGATGTTGTGGTGGACCGGTCTGGTCCTAAGATCAAAGGGTTTAATTTCGAGGATGAGAGGGTTATGAAAGGGAATTGGGTTAAGCAGCGAGATGCAGTGGTTTTGCAGAAGTTTTTCAGGTTGTTAGCTGTTTGTCACACGGCTATACCTGAAACTGATGAAGCCACTGGGGCTGTCTCTTACGAAGCTGAGTCTCCTGATGAAGCTGCGTTTGTTGTTGCGGCTAGAGAGTTCGGGTTTGAGTTCTTTAGCAGGACGCAAAACGGGATTTCTTTCCGTGAATTGGATCTTGCATCAGGGAAAACAGTTGAAAG GGTGTATCGGTTATTAAACGTTCTTGAGTTTAACAGCGCGAGGAAGAGAATGTCTGTTATTGTGCGTGATGAAGATGGGAAGCTTCTGTTACTGTCCAAAGGAGCTGACAA TGTAATGTTTGAAAGACTTGCAAAGAACGGGCGTTATTTCGAAGAGAAAACTCGAGAGCATGTTAATGAATACGCAGATGCAGGGCTAAGGACATTGATACTTGCATACCGCGAGGTTGATGAGAATGAGTACATAGAATTTAGCAAGAACTTCAATGAAGCTAAGAACTCTGTGACAGCGGATCGTGAGAGCTTGATCGATGAAATCACGGAACGAATGGAACGAGATTTAATTCTCCTCGGTGCTACTGCTGTTGAGGACAAACTTCAAAATGGG GTTCCGGATTGTATCGACAAGCTAGCTCAAGCAGGGATCAAGATTTGGGTTCTAACCGGAGACAAAATGGAGACTGCAATCAATATCGG ATTTGCTTGTAGTTTACTAAGACAAGAGATGAAGCAGATCATCATAAATCTTGAGACACCACACATCAAAGCATTGGAGAAAGCTGGAGAGAAAGATGCAATTGAACAg GCATCGAGAGAAAGCGTGGTGAGGCAAATGGAAGAAGGGAAAGCTCTACTCACAGCATCAAGCAGCTCGAGCTCTCAAGAGGCCTTTGCGTTGATCATTGATGGGAAGTCGCTAACTTATGCCCTTGAAGATGATTTCAAGAAGAAGTTTCTTGATTTAGCCACAGGATGTGCCTCTGTTATTTGCTGCAGATCATCACCTAAACAAAAGGCACTG GTTACGCGGTTGGTCAAATCTGGAACCGGCAAGACAACTTTAGCTATTGGAGATGGAGCAAATGATGTTGGAATGCTTCAAGAAGCGGATATTGGTGTTGGAATCAGCGGTGTTGAGGGAATGCAAGCGGTTATGTCTAGCGATATAGCCATTGCTCAATTCCGTTACTTAGAGCGACTCTTGCTTGTCCATGGTCACTGGTGTTACAGCAGGATCTCATCAATG ATTTGTTACTTCTTCTACAAGAACATAACTTTTGGTGTCACAGTGTTCTTATACGAAGCCTACACATCCTTCTCTGCTCAACCCGCATATAACGACTGGTTTTTATCGCTTTTCaacgtcttcttctcttcacttccCGTCATTGCTCTTGGAGTTTTCGATCAAGATGTCTCAGCTCGCTATTGTTACAAG TTCCCATTGCTATACCAAGAAGGAGTAAATAATCTTCTTTTCAGCTGGAAGAGAATCATCGGATGGATGTTCAACGGAGTCTTTACTGCGCTAGCCATTTTCTTCCTTTGCAAGGAATCTCTAAAGCACCAACTCTACAACCCTAATGGCAAAACTGTCGGCAGAGAAATCCTCGGCGGGACAATGTACACTTGCCTAGTCTGGATCGTCAATCTCCAAATGGCTTTAGCCATAAGCTACTTCACTTGGGTCCAACACATTGTAATATGGGGCTCAGTTGCTTTGTGGTACATCTTCCTCATGATCTATGGAGCCATGGCTCCTAGCTTCTCCACAGATGCTTATAAAGTCTTCATCGAAGCCCTAGCTCCAGCTCCATCATACTGGCTCACCACTCTCTTCGTGATGTTCTTCGCTTTGATCCCTTACTTCGTCTTCAAGTCAGTTCAAATGAGATTCTTCCCGGGATACCATCAGATGATTCAGTGGATTCGGTACGAAGGTCATTCTAATGATCCCGAGTTTGTGGAAATGGTTAGACAGAGATCGATTCGGCCCACGACTGTTGGTTTCACGGCTAGAAGAGCCGCAAGTGTACGGCGGTCCGGTAGGTTTCATGAACAGCTAAACAAGAATTTTATCGCTTTCTGA
- the LOC104772140 gene encoding probable phospholipid-transporting ATPase 11 isoform X2, whose product MTKRRGRRRLHLSNIYAFKGRKSSFQEDHSQIGGPGFSRVVYCNEPNSPAAERRNYAGNYVRSTKYTAASFIPKSLFEQFRRVANFYFLVIGALSLTSISPYSPVSSLLPLAFVIAVSMVKEAIEDWGRKKQDIEVNNRKVKVHDGNGIFRQEEWRNLKVGDIVRVDKDEFFPADLLLLSSSNEDSICYVETMNLDGETNLKVKQGLEATSSVLHEDSDFKELKGVVRCEDPNADLYTFVGTLHLEQQRLPLSIQQLLLRDSKLRNTEYVYGAVVFTGHDTKVIQNSTDPPSKRSRIERKMDKIIYVMFGVVFLMSFIGSIVFGVETREDRVKSGGRTERWYLRPDDADIFFDPDRAFLASVYHFFTAVMLYSNFIPISLYVSIEIVKVLQSVFINNDILMYYEENDKPAHARTSNLNEELGMVDTILSDKTGTLTCNSMEFIKCSIAGTAYGRGITEVERSMAMRSNGSTLVGDELDVVVDRSGPKIKGFNFEDERVMKGNWVKQRDAAVLQKFFRLLAVCHTAIPETDEATGAVSYEAESPDEAAFVVAAREFGFEFFSRTQNGISFRELDLTSGKTVERVYRLLNVLEFNSARKRMSVIVRDEDGKLLLLSKGADNVMFERLAKNGRYFEEKTREHVNEYADAGLRTLILAYREVDENEYIEFSKNFNEAKNSVTADRESLIDEITERMERDLILLGATAVEDKLQNGVPDCIDKLAQAGIKIWVLTGDKMETAINIGFACSLLRQEMKQIIINLETPHIKALEKAGEKDAIEQASRESVVRQMEEGKALLTASSSSSSQEAFALIIDGKSLTYALEDDFKKKFLDLATGCASVICCRSSPKQKALVTRLVKSGTGKTTLAIGDGANDVGMLQEADIGVGISGVEGMQAVMSSDIAIAQFRYLERLLLVHGHWCYSRISSMICYFFYKNITFGVTVFLYEAYTSFSAQPAYNDWFLSLFNVFFSSLPVIALGVFDQDVSARYCYKFPLLYQEGVNNLLFSWKRIIGWMFNGVFTALAIFFLCKESLKHQLYNPNGKTVGREILGGTMYTCLVWIVNLQMALAISYFTWVQHIVIWGSVALWYIFLMIYGAMAPSFSTDAYKVFIEALAPAPSYWLTTLFVMFFALIPYFVFKSVQMRFFPGYHQMIQWIRYEGHSNDPEFVEMVRQRSIRPTTVGFTARRAASVRRSGRFHEQLNKNFIAF is encoded by the exons aTGACAAAGCGTCGCGGGAGAAGAAGATTACATCTAAGCAATATATACGCATTCAAAGGTCGTAAATCTAGTTTTCAAGAAGACCATTCTCAGATTGGAGGACCTGGTTTCTCACGCGTCGTTTACTGTAACGAACCTAACTCTCCGGCGGCTGAACGACGCAACTACGCCGGAAACTATGTCCGGTCTACTAAATACACCGCGGCTTCTTTCATACCCAAATCACTCTTCGAACAGTTCCGTCGCGTCGCTAATTTCTACTTCCTTGTCATCGGAGCCTTATCCTTGACTTCTATCTCTCCTTATAGCCCCGTTAGTTCTCTGTTACCTCTCGCCTTCGTCATCGCCGTGAGTATGGTTAAAGAAGCTATCGAAGATTGGGGTCGTAAAAAACAG GATATAGAAGTGAATAACCGGAAAGTGAAGGTTCACGACGGGAATGGAATATTCCGGCAAGAAGAGTGGAGGAATCTTAAAGTCGGAGATATAGTGAGAGTTGATAAAGACGAGTTTTTTCCGGCGGATCTTTTGCTTTTATCGTCGAGCAACGAAGATTCGATTTGTTACGTAGAGACGATGAACCTTGACGGAGAAACCAATCTGAAAGTGAAACAAGGTTTAGAAGCGACTTCATCTGTTTTACATGAAGATTCAGATTTCAAGGAGCTAAAAGGTGTTGTGAGATGTGAAGATCCAAATGCAGATCTCTATACCTTTGTTGGAACTTTACATCTGGAACAACAGAGATTACCATTGTCGAttcaacagcttcttcttcgtgaTTCCAAGCTTAGAAACACAGAGTATGTTTATGGAGCTGTTGTCTTCACTGGACATGACACAAAG gTGATTCAAAATTCAACTGATCCACCATCTAAGAGAAGCAGAATCGAGAGGAAGATGGACAAAATCATCTACGTGATGTTCGGTGTTGTGTTTTTGATGTCTTTTATTGGTTCGATTGTATTTGGTGTTGAGACGAGAGAAGATAGAGTGAAGTCTGGAGGAAGAACTGAGAGATGGTACTTGAGACCAGACGATGCTGATATCTTCTTTGATCCAGACAGAGCTTTTCTGGCTTCGGTTTACCATTTCTTCACCGCGGTTATGCTCTACAGTAACTTCATTCCCATTTCGCTTTATGTCTCTATCGAAATCGTTAAGGTTCTTCAGAGCGTTTTCATCAACAATGACATTCTTATGTACTACGAGGAGAACGATAAACCTGCACACGCTAGGACATCTAATCTCAACGAAGAGCTTGGGATGGTTGATACGATTCTATCTGATAAAACCGGTACATTGACTTGTAACTCCATGGAGTTTATCAAATGTTCTATAGCGGGAACTGCGTATGGACGTGGTATAACTGAAGTTGAAAGATCCATGGCTATGAGAAGTAATG GTTCGACTTTGGTTGGTGATGAGTTGGATGTTGTGGTGGACCGGTCTGGTCCTAAGATCAAAGGGTTTAATTTCGAGGATGAGAGGGTTATGAAAGGGAATTGGGTTAAGCAGCGAGATGCAGCGGTTTTGCAGAAGTTTTTCAGGTTGTTAGCTGTTTGTCACACGGCTATACCTGAAACTGATGAAGCCACTGGGGCTGTCTCTTACGAAGCTGAGTCTCCTGATGAAGCTGCGTTTGTTGTCGCGGCTCGTGAGTTCGGGTTTGAGTTCTTTAGCAGGACACAAAACGGGATTTCTTTCCGTGAATTGGATCTTACATCAGGGAAAACAGTTGAaag GGTGTATCGGTTATTAAACGTTCTTGAGTTTAACAGCGCGAGGAAGAGAATGTCTGTTATTGTGCGTGATGAAGATGGGAAGCTTCTGTTACTGTCCAAAGGAGCTGACAA TGTAATGTTTGAAAGACTTGCAAAGAACGGGCGTTATTTCGAAGAGAAAACTCGAGAGCATGTTAATGAATACGCAGATGCAGGGCTAAGGACATTGATACTTGCATACCGCGAGGTTGATGAGAATGAGTACATAGAATTTAGCAAGAACTTCAATGAAGCTAAGAACTCTGTGACAGCGGATCGTGAGAGCTTGATCGATGAAATCACGGAACGAATGGAACGAGATTTAATTCTCCTCGGTGCTACTGCTGTTGAGGACAAACTTCAAAATGGG GTTCCGGATTGTATCGACAAGCTAGCTCAAGCAGGGATCAAGATTTGGGTTCTAACCGGAGACAAAATGGAGACTGCAATCAATATCGG ATTTGCTTGTAGTTTACTAAGACAAGAGATGAAGCAGATCATCATAAATCTTGAGACACCACACATCAAAGCATTGGAGAAAGCTGGAGAGAAAGATGCAATTGAACAg GCATCGAGAGAAAGCGTGGTGAGGCAAATGGAAGAAGGGAAAGCTCTACTCACAGCATCAAGCAGCTCGAGCTCTCAAGAGGCCTTTGCGTTGATCATTGATGGGAAGTCGCTAACTTATGCCCTTGAAGATGATTTCAAGAAGAAGTTTCTTGATTTAGCCACAGGATGTGCCTCTGTTATTTGCTGCAGATCATCACCTAAACAAAAGGCACTG GTTACGCGGTTGGTCAAATCTGGAACCGGCAAGACAACTTTAGCTATTGGAGATGGAGCAAATGATGTTGGAATGCTTCAAGAAGCGGATATTGGTGTTGGAATCAGCGGTGTTGAGGGAATGCAAGCGGTTATGTCTAGCGATATAGCCATTGCTCAATTCCGTTACTTAGAGCGACTCTTGCTTGTCCATGGTCACTGGTGTTACAGCAGGATCTCATCAATG ATTTGTTACTTCTTCTACAAGAACATAACTTTTGGTGTCACAGTGTTCTTATACGAAGCCTACACATCCTTCTCTGCTCAACCCGCATATAACGACTGGTTTTTATCGCTTTTCaacgtcttcttctcttcacttccCGTCATTGCTCTTGGAGTTTTCGATCAAGATGTCTCAGCTCGCTATTGTTACAAG TTCCCATTGCTATACCAAGAAGGAGTAAATAATCTTCTTTTCAGCTGGAAGAGAATCATCGGATGGATGTTCAACGGAGTCTTTACTGCGCTAGCCATTTTCTTCCTTTGCAAGGAATCTCTAAAGCACCAACTCTACAACCCTAATGGCAAAACTGTCGGCAGAGAAATCCTCGGCGGGACAATGTACACTTGCCTAGTCTGGATCGTCAATCTCCAAATGGCTTTAGCCATAAGCTACTTCACTTGGGTCCAACACATTGTAATATGGGGCTCAGTTGCTTTGTGGTACATCTTCCTCATGATCTATGGAGCCATGGCTCCTAGCTTCTCCACAGATGCTTATAAAGTCTTCATCGAAGCCCTAGCTCCAGCTCCATCATACTGGCTCACCACTCTCTTCGTGATGTTCTTCGCTTTGATCCCTTACTTCGTCTTCAAGTCAGTTCAAATGAGATTCTTCCCGGGATACCATCAGATGATTCAGTGGATTCGGTACGAAGGTCATTCTAATGATCCCGAGTTTGTGGAAATGGTTAGACAGAGATCGATTCGGCCCACGACTGTTGGTTTCACGGCTAGAAGAGCCGCAAGTGTACGGCGGTCCGGTAGGTTTCATGAACAGCTAAACAAGAATTTTATCGCTTTCTGA